In Rhodoligotrophos defluvii, a genomic segment contains:
- a CDS encoding GH36-type glycosyl hydrolase domain-containing protein: MKSTPRLHLRRSSLPPWNDAAPVREELFSVERLEQHAQSLAAAQPVTDRPPAVLSLHKRLNNNAAVLLAAYRASAAELESGREVVPAAEWLLDNYHLVEEQIHEIRDDLPPGYYRQLPKLREGPFAGYPRVLGLAWAFVAHTDSLFDREKLRRFLVAYQRVQPLTIGELWAVAITLRWVLIENLRRLADQMTVGRAARADAAALAERLLLSGCGRTALETDIASRSPEPLSEVFAAQLAKQLRNQDPETTPALGWLEERLAHQGVSVDDVVQHAQQRQGASNVTVRNIVTSMRLISDIDWAELFESVSLVDERLRAGSAFADMDFPTRDLYRNAIEQLARGSSFSELEIVDHALDAARQAAAVAEDAVGAERASDPGYHLIAQGRAALEWAIRFRPPPQLRISRFNTRLGFGGYIGSILLVTAMLLAVALWALSRSGLDTDWLVLFALIGFLPASEVATALVNRAMTWSFGATILPGLALKQGVPESMRTLVAVPTLLTSEADLLEQVERLEVHHLSGVGGDLVFALLSDGTDADQEVMENDARLLGIAAEAIAALNRRHEPAAGGDRFLLLHRRRVFNPGEGKWMGWERKRGKLHELNRLLRGADDTTFMPIGGRPPQVPPDVRYVITLDADTRLPRDAAHCLIGKMAHPLNRPRFSDAEQRVVDGYGILQPRVTPSLPVGREGSFYQRVFSAPGGIDPYAAAASDVYQDLFGEGTYTGKGIYDVDTFEASLSGRVPENTMLSHDLFEGVFARAGLASDVEVIEEFPSRYDVAAKRQHRWTRGDWQLLPWATGLRSGRFAIPSIGRGKMLDNLRRSLLAPFTLLALGVTWLMPVPAAVTGTSLLLVAVAIPAFLPIFFTLVPLRAGTRMRNHFAMLAADLRLAAIQSVLSIVFLPDHAWRMVDAIVRTLVRLTWTRRDLLEWTTAAQSKGSPRLNFAGFYRHMASGTLLGLAIAVGAMALSPSSWPLILPFALLWLAAPALALWASRSPKAGPRLAISDQDATELRLIARRTWRFFETFVTPEDNMLPPDNFQEDPKPVVAHRTSPTNIGLYLISAVAARDFGWAGTLETVERLEAALQTMRKLPRHKGHFFNWYGTQDLRVLEPAYISSVDSGNLAGHLIALANACEAWANDSAAPNARLGMRDNLQLARQAFDALSIARNDRGARFALLLDDMEAQLNGPLTLDALSPSLSRLADKAAGVARDMIPKGIDDGASDLVFWIEAIKKTVSEQARDRGADHALKGRFRALAAGMREMALAMDFAFLLDPERKLLSIGYSLADDSLDPSCYDLLASEARLASLFAIAKGDVETRHWFRLGRTATPLANSSALISWSGSMFEYLMPSLVIRAPAGSLLEQTNRLVVERQQAYGRSLGIPWGVSESAFYARDMELTYQYSNFGVPGLGLKRGLSEHIVIAPYATGLAAMIDPHGARENYARLAQMGASGRYGFFEALDFTRSRLPEKKNVAIVRAFMAHHQGMIIVAIANTLHDGEMRARFHREPMIQACELLLQERMPRNVAIAHPKAEEVKVSPATAVAKIPTSRRVTATTEGAPVTQLLSNGRYAVMLTAAGAGYSRWRDIAVTRWREDATRDDWGTFIFLRDVQSGEVWSAGAQPLGVEGNSREVIFDEDRAQFIRRDGRLTTTMDILVSGEDDCEVRRVSLSNGGRQTREIEVTSYAEIVLAPPAADTAHPAFSKMFVQTEHAAEFGALIATRRRRSQAEPEVWAAHLAVVDGEIVSDPQYETDRARFIGRGHTMRTAAAMAEDEALSNTVGTVLDPIFSLRQGVRIAPGKVARIAFWTIVASSRAELMDMIDKHHDRSAFERARTLAWTQAQVQLRHLDVDAGEAADFQRLAAPILYADPRYRAPSEEIVRGAGSQSGLWHLAISGDLPIVLLGIDDPEDMAQVRQLLRAHEYWRMKSLAVDLVIVNERASSYTQDLQIAIETAVRSSQSRPHFGLELAQGSVFALRADLMSADARARLHSIARVTLSARRGSIEEHLDHVPNAPVDQPLVSVLQEPARPISEPSVPHTSPLEFFNELGGFDKDGREYVTILEGGAVTPAPWINVIANPGFGFQVSAEGNGYTWAQNSRENQLTPWSNDPVVDPSGETIYIRDEETLDLWSPTARPIRGGGTYVSRHGFGYSRFEHEANGIALDLLQYVPLSDPVKISRLTLRNLSGRPRRLSVTSYAELVLGTSRSATAPFLVSEIDADTGAMLARNPWSINSSDGIAFADLCGRQTAWTADRTEFLGRYGNPSAPRALASDLPLSGTTGAGLDPCAALQQTIEIGAGETVEIVSFFGQCGSQEEVQALLTHYRAIDLDAVLQEVTDHWTCLLQAVQVKTPDRAMDIMLNGWLLYQTLACRIWARSAFYQASGAYGFRDQLQDGMALVLARPEETRRHLLRAAGRQFVEGDVQHWWLPQSGQGVRTRISDDRVWLAFAAATYVNATGDSAILEETIPFLEGPPLGPGEHDAFFHPTEAAESASLFEHCAGGLDQCLELTGALGLPLMGTGDWNDGMNRVGEGGKGESVWLGWLLTRTIELFAPLAEGRDPSRIERWRAHAASVREALEAHAWDGEWYRRATFDDGTWLGSKDSEECRIDSIAQSWAILTGAADPARAATAMASLEKHLIRREDGLALLFTPPFDKTPRDPGYIKGYPPGLRENGGQYSHAAMWAILAFAKAGAGDKAHDLFALLNPINHALTPEESERYKVEPYVVAADVYSVAPHVGRGGWTWYTGSAAWMYRSGIEGILGIRREGEFLVVDPCIPSAWPGFEATVQVGSTRYEIRVDNTMKGGSDTWSAVMDNEALQNLGVYVRVPLDGLKHSLDLR; this comes from the coding sequence TTGAAATCGACCCCTCGCCTACACTTACGTCGCTCTTCATTGCCGCCATGGAACGATGCGGCGCCCGTGAGGGAGGAGCTTTTCAGCGTGGAGCGGCTCGAGCAGCACGCACAAAGCCTCGCCGCCGCGCAGCCGGTGACCGACCGCCCGCCAGCCGTCCTGTCCCTGCACAAGAGGCTCAATAACAATGCGGCTGTTCTGCTTGCCGCCTATCGGGCGAGTGCCGCGGAACTGGAGAGCGGCAGGGAGGTGGTCCCTGCCGCGGAATGGCTGCTGGACAATTATCATCTGGTCGAGGAGCAAATCCACGAGATCAGGGATGACCTGCCTCCCGGTTATTATCGCCAATTGCCGAAACTGAGAGAAGGGCCGTTTGCGGGCTATCCGCGGGTTCTCGGGCTTGCCTGGGCCTTTGTCGCGCATACCGACAGCCTCTTCGACCGGGAGAAGCTGCGGCGGTTTCTGGTGGCCTATCAGCGGGTTCAGCCCCTGACGATCGGCGAGCTGTGGGCAGTAGCGATCACCCTGCGTTGGGTCCTCATCGAGAACCTGCGCCGGCTGGCCGATCAGATGACCGTGGGCCGCGCGGCGCGCGCGGATGCGGCAGCGCTGGCCGAGCGGCTTCTCCTGTCGGGCTGCGGCAGGACGGCGCTCGAAACGGACATCGCCTCCCGCTCACCGGAGCCGTTGTCCGAAGTTTTCGCCGCGCAGTTGGCCAAACAGTTGAGGAACCAGGATCCTGAAACGACGCCGGCGCTCGGATGGCTGGAGGAGCGTCTCGCACATCAAGGCGTTTCGGTCGACGACGTGGTGCAGCATGCCCAGCAGAGGCAGGGCGCATCCAATGTCACCGTTCGCAACATCGTCACCAGCATGCGGCTGATCTCCGATATCGACTGGGCCGAGCTGTTTGAGAGCGTCAGCCTAGTGGACGAGCGGCTGCGGGCGGGAAGCGCCTTTGCCGACATGGATTTCCCGACCCGCGACCTTTACCGGAACGCCATCGAGCAACTCGCCCGCGGCTCCTCGTTCTCGGAACTCGAGATTGTGGACCACGCACTCGATGCTGCGCGCCAAGCGGCGGCTGTAGCCGAGGACGCAGTTGGCGCGGAGCGCGCCAGTGATCCGGGCTACCACCTTATCGCCCAGGGCCGTGCGGCCCTCGAGTGGGCGATCCGGTTTCGCCCGCCCCCGCAGCTGCGCATCAGCCGCTTCAACACGCGCCTCGGCTTTGGCGGCTATATCGGGTCGATCCTGCTCGTAACGGCGATGTTGCTGGCCGTCGCACTGTGGGCGCTTTCGCGCTCCGGGCTCGACACCGACTGGCTCGTGCTGTTCGCCCTGATCGGATTTCTCCCCGCGAGCGAGGTGGCGACCGCCCTCGTCAACCGTGCGATGACCTGGAGTTTCGGCGCGACGATCCTGCCCGGCCTTGCGCTCAAGCAGGGCGTTCCCGAATCCATGCGAACGCTCGTCGCGGTGCCGACGCTTCTCACCAGTGAAGCCGATCTTCTAGAGCAGGTGGAACGGCTCGAGGTCCACCACCTTTCCGGCGTTGGCGGCGACCTCGTCTTCGCGCTCCTCAGCGATGGAACGGACGCGGACCAGGAAGTTATGGAGAACGATGCCCGACTGCTCGGCATAGCCGCCGAAGCGATCGCCGCACTCAACCGGCGTCACGAACCCGCTGCCGGCGGGGACAGGTTTCTGCTTCTGCATCGGCGCCGCGTCTTCAACCCGGGCGAAGGCAAATGGATGGGGTGGGAACGCAAGCGTGGAAAACTGCACGAACTGAACCGGCTTCTGCGCGGCGCTGACGACACCACCTTCATGCCCATCGGCGGGAGGCCGCCGCAGGTGCCGCCAGATGTGCGCTACGTCATCACGCTGGACGCCGACACGCGGCTGCCGCGCGATGCCGCGCATTGTCTGATCGGCAAGATGGCGCATCCGCTCAACCGACCGCGCTTCAGCGATGCCGAGCAGCGTGTCGTTGACGGCTATGGCATTCTCCAGCCGCGCGTCACCCCCTCGCTTCCGGTCGGCCGCGAAGGATCCTTCTATCAACGTGTTTTCTCCGCCCCCGGAGGAATCGATCCCTACGCCGCTGCCGCCTCGGACGTGTACCAGGATCTTTTCGGTGAAGGCACCTATACCGGCAAGGGCATCTACGATGTCGACACCTTCGAGGCGTCCTTGTCCGGCCGCGTGCCGGAGAACACCATGCTCAGCCACGATCTCTTCGAGGGCGTGTTCGCCCGCGCCGGCCTGGCTTCCGATGTCGAGGTGATCGAAGAGTTCCCGTCCCGATACGACGTCGCCGCCAAACGCCAGCATCGCTGGACGCGCGGAGACTGGCAACTACTTCCCTGGGCGACAGGGCTGCGAAGCGGACGTTTTGCGATCCCATCCATCGGCCGTGGAAAGATGCTGGACAATCTGAGGCGGTCGCTGTTGGCGCCGTTCACGCTCCTTGCTCTGGGTGTTACGTGGCTGATGCCGGTGCCGGCCGCGGTGACGGGAACGTCGCTCCTCCTAGTGGCCGTCGCGATCCCGGCCTTCCTGCCGATTTTCTTCACCCTCGTGCCGCTCCGCGCCGGCACTCGCATGCGCAATCACTTTGCGATGCTTGCCGCAGACCTGCGGCTCGCAGCTATCCAGAGCGTCCTTTCCATCGTTTTCCTGCCCGACCATGCGTGGCGAATGGTGGATGCCATTGTCAGAACGCTGGTCCGGCTCACCTGGACCCGCCGCGATCTGTTGGAATGGACCACTGCCGCGCAGTCGAAGGGAAGCCCGCGCCTGAACTTCGCTGGATTCTATCGCCACATGGCATCCGGTACGCTGCTCGGGCTTGCAATCGCAGTTGGCGCGATGGCGCTTTCGCCCTCCTCCTGGCCGCTGATCCTGCCCTTCGCGCTGTTGTGGCTGGCCGCCCCGGCGCTCGCCTTGTGGGCAAGCCGATCGCCGAAAGCCGGACCGCGGCTTGCGATCTCCGATCAGGACGCGACCGAACTGCGCCTCATCGCACGTCGCACCTGGCGCTTTTTCGAAACCTTCGTGACGCCCGAGGACAACATGCTGCCCCCGGACAATTTCCAGGAGGATCCAAAGCCGGTCGTCGCGCACAGGACATCGCCTACCAATATCGGGCTCTATCTCATCTCCGCAGTTGCCGCCCGCGACTTCGGCTGGGCCGGTACGCTCGAGACCGTGGAGCGGCTTGAAGCCGCGTTGCAGACCATGCGCAAGCTTCCACGACACAAGGGCCACTTCTTCAACTGGTACGGGACACAGGACCTGCGTGTCTTGGAACCCGCCTATATCTCATCGGTCGATAGCGGAAACCTCGCCGGGCATCTGATCGCGCTCGCCAATGCATGCGAGGCATGGGCGAACGACAGCGCTGCGCCGAATGCCCGGCTCGGCATGCGTGATAATCTCCAATTGGCCCGCCAAGCGTTTGACGCTCTGTCTATCGCTCGCAACGACCGTGGAGCGCGGTTCGCCCTGCTGCTCGACGACATGGAAGCCCAGCTGAATGGCCCACTGACGCTAGACGCACTGTCTCCCTCCCTGTCGCGGCTGGCGGACAAAGCCGCCGGCGTGGCGCGCGACATGATCCCGAAGGGTATCGACGACGGTGCATCGGATCTCGTCTTCTGGATCGAGGCCATCAAGAAGACTGTGTCCGAACAGGCGCGCGACCGAGGCGCGGACCACGCTCTGAAAGGCCGATTTCGGGCACTTGCCGCAGGTATGCGCGAGATGGCGCTGGCGATGGATTTCGCCTTTCTTCTCGATCCCGAACGCAAGCTGTTGTCGATCGGATACTCCCTCGCCGACGATAGCCTCGACCCGAGCTGTTACGATCTGCTCGCTTCGGAAGCCCGGCTTGCCAGCCTTTTCGCCATCGCCAAAGGCGATGTCGAGACACGGCACTGGTTTCGCCTGGGGCGGACGGCGACGCCACTCGCAAACTCGTCGGCACTCATCTCCTGGTCCGGCTCGATGTTCGAATATCTCATGCCGTCGCTCGTCATACGCGCTCCCGCAGGCAGCCTGCTTGAACAGACCAATCGGCTGGTGGTGGAGCGCCAGCAGGCTTACGGACGGTCGCTCGGCATTCCATGGGGGGTATCCGAGTCCGCCTTTTACGCGCGCGACATGGAACTGACGTATCAGTACTCCAACTTCGGCGTTCCGGGGCTCGGTCTGAAGCGCGGTCTCTCTGAACACATTGTGATCGCGCCATACGCGACCGGGCTCGCTGCGATGATAGACCCGCACGGCGCGCGCGAGAACTACGCCCGTCTCGCGCAAATGGGCGCCAGTGGACGCTACGGCTTCTTCGAAGCGCTCGATTTCACCCGCTCCCGACTTCCCGAGAAAAAGAACGTAGCCATCGTACGCGCCTTCATGGCCCATCATCAGGGCATGATCATCGTCGCCATCGCCAACACGCTGCACGATGGCGAGATGCGCGCCCGTTTCCATCGCGAGCCGATGATCCAGGCCTGCGAACTCCTGCTGCAGGAACGCATGCCCCGCAACGTTGCGATCGCCCATCCGAAGGCCGAAGAGGTAAAAGTATCCCCAGCCACGGCGGTTGCGAAAATCCCCACCTCGCGCCGCGTTACCGCGACCACAGAGGGCGCACCGGTCACCCAGTTGCTATCGAACGGCCGCTATGCGGTAATGTTGACGGCCGCCGGCGCAGGTTACAGCCGTTGGCGCGATATCGCCGTCACGCGCTGGCGAGAAGATGCCACCCGCGACGACTGGGGTACCTTCATCTTCCTGCGCGATGTCCAAAGCGGGGAGGTCTGGTCCGCCGGTGCCCAGCCTCTCGGCGTCGAGGGGAACAGTCGCGAAGTCATCTTCGATGAGGATCGCGCCCAGTTTATACGCCGCGATGGCAGGCTGACGACCACAATGGACATTCTGGTTTCCGGCGAAGACGATTGCGAGGTGCGCCGCGTGTCCTTGAGCAATGGAGGGCGGCAGACGCGCGAGATCGAAGTAACGTCTTACGCCGAAATCGTCCTTGCGCCGCCGGCCGCCGACACGGCGCATCCGGCGTTCTCCAAGATGTTTGTGCAGACCGAACATGCCGCCGAATTCGGCGCGCTCATCGCAACGCGGCGCAGGCGTTCGCAGGCCGAACCGGAGGTTTGGGCTGCACATCTCGCCGTCGTCGATGGGGAGATCGTCTCCGATCCGCAATACGAGACCGACCGGGCCCGCTTCATCGGGCGCGGCCATACCATGCGCACTGCAGCGGCAATGGCGGAAGATGAAGCGCTCTCGAACACGGTGGGGACGGTTCTCGATCCGATCTTTTCGCTGCGCCAGGGCGTGAGGATCGCGCCCGGAAAGGTCGCGCGCATCGCCTTCTGGACTATCGTCGCATCGTCGCGCGCCGAGCTCATGGACATGATCGACAAGCACCATGATCGCAGCGCGTTCGAACGCGCCAGGACATTGGCGTGGACCCAGGCGCAGGTCCAGCTTCGCCACCTTGATGTCGATGCCGGAGAGGCCGCGGACTTTCAACGCCTGGCCGCACCCATCCTCTACGCCGACCCGCGCTACAGGGCGCCGTCGGAGGAAATTGTCCGCGGTGCCGGCTCGCAATCCGGCCTGTGGCATCTCGCCATCTCCGGCGACCTGCCGATCGTCTTGCTGGGCATAGACGATCCCGAAGACATGGCCCAGGTCCGCCAGTTGCTGCGCGCTCACGAATATTGGCGCATGAAAAGCCTCGCCGTCGACCTGGTGATCGTCAACGAGCGCGCATCCTCCTATACACAGGATCTGCAGATCGCCATCGAGACGGCTGTGCGCAGCAGCCAGTCGCGGCCGCATTTCGGATTGGAGCTGGCGCAAGGCTCTGTCTTTGCACTTCGCGCGGATCTGATGAGCGCCGATGCGCGCGCCCGGCTCCATTCGATCGCCCGTGTCACGCTCTCAGCGCGACGTGGATCGATAGAAGAGCATCTCGATCATGTGCCGAACGCACCCGTCGATCAACCCCTCGTCTCCGTCCTGCAAGAGCCTGCGCGCCCGATCTCCGAGCCCTCAGTGCCGCACACGTCTCCGCTCGAGTTCTTCAATGAGCTCGGCGGCTTTGATAAGGACGGACGGGAGTATGTGACGATCCTTGAGGGAGGCGCCGTCACGCCCGCGCCATGGATCAATGTGATCGCCAATCCAGGTTTCGGCTTCCAGGTCTCGGCGGAGGGAAACGGCTATACCTGGGCGCAAAACAGCCGCGAGAACCAGCTCACCCCATGGTCGAATGATCCCGTCGTCGATCCGAGCGGAGAGACGATCTACATCCGCGACGAGGAGACCCTCGACCTGTGGAGCCCGACCGCCCGGCCGATCCGTGGCGGCGGCACCTATGTCTCGCGCCACGGTTTCGGCTACAGCCGCTTCGAGCACGAGGCGAACGGCATCGCGCTCGATCTCCTGCAATACGTACCTCTGTCCGACCCCGTCAAGATATCGCGCCTGACCCTTCGAAACCTTTCCGGCCGGCCGCGGCGCCTGTCTGTCACGAGCTATGCGGAGCTGGTGCTCGGCACCTCGCGCAGCGCCACGGCACCCTTCCTGGTGTCTGAGATCGACGCGGACACCGGCGCGATGCTGGCGCGCAATCCCTGGAGCATCAATTCGTCCGATGGCATTGCCTTTGCCGACCTCTGCGGACGGCAGACCGCCTGGACGGCCGACCGGACGGAATTCCTCGGCCGCTACGGCAACCCGTCGGCGCCTCGCGCGCTCGCCAGCGATCTGCCGCTGTCGGGGACGACGGGTGCCGGGCTCGACCCCTGCGCGGCGCTCCAGCAGACGATCGAGATCGGCGCGGGCGAGACGGTCGAAATTGTCTCGTTTTTCGGGCAGTGCGGCTCGCAGGAAGAGGTCCAGGCGCTGCTTACGCACTATCGCGCAATCGATCTCGATGCCGTTCTCCAGGAGGTGACGGATCACTGGACGTGCCTTTTGCAGGCGGTCCAGGTCAAGACACCGGACCGCGCCATGGACATCATGCTCAATGGCTGGCTCCTCTATCAGACGCTCGCCTGCCGCATCTGGGCGCGCTCGGCCTTCTATCAGGCGAGCGGCGCTTATGGTTTCCGCGATCAGCTTCAGGACGGAATGGCCCTGGTGCTCGCAAGGCCCGAAGAGACGCGGCGCCATCTCCTGCGTGCGGCCGGCCGCCAGTTCGTCGAAGGCGACGTTCAGCATTGGTGGCTGCCGCAATCCGGGCAAGGCGTCCGCACGCGGATTTCGGACGACCGCGTCTGGCTGGCATTCGCGGCGGCGACCTACGTGAATGCCACGGGTGATAGCGCCATTCTGGAGGAGACCATCCCGTTTCTCGAGGGTCCACCGCTTGGACCAGGCGAGCACGACGCCTTCTTTCATCCCACGGAGGCGGCCGAATCCGCCTCGCTGTTCGAACACTGCGCCGGCGGCCTCGACCAGTGCCTCGAACTCACGGGCGCGCTTGGCCTGCCCCTTATGGGCACGGGCGACTGGAACGACGGCATGAACCGCGTCGGCGAAGGCGGCAAGGGCGAGAGCGTCTGGCTCGGCTGGCTGCTCACGCGCACCATCGAGCTGTTCGCGCCATTGGCGGAAGGTCGCGACCCAAGCCGTATCGAACGCTGGCGGGCCCACGCGGCCTCGGTGCGCGAGGCGCTTGAGGCGCACGCGTGGGACGGTGAATGGTATCGCCGCGCGACCTTCGACGACGGCACCTGGCTCGGCTCCAAGGACAGCGAGGAATGCCGGATCGACTCCATAGCCCAGTCCTGGGCCATCCTGACGGGCGCCGCCGACCCGGCTCGGGCGGCCACGGCGATGGCGTCGCTGGAAAAGCATCTCATCCGCCGTGAAGATGGCCTGGCACTTCTGTTCACGCCCCCCTTCGACAAGACGCCGCGCGACCCCGGCTACATCAAGGGCTACCCGCCGGGCCTGCGCGAAAATGGAGGCCAGTACAGCCATGCGGCCATGTGGGCGATCCTGGCCTTTGCGAAAGCGGGTGCGGGCGACAAGGCGCACGATCTGTTCGCACTGCTCAATCCCATCAACCATGCGCTTACGCCCGAGGAGAGCGAACGCTACAAGGTAGAGCCCTATGTCGTTGCCGCCGACGTTTATTCCGTTGCGCCACATGTCGGCCGCGGCGGATGGACCTGGTACACCGGCTCGGCCGCGTGGATGTATCGTTCGGGTATTGAAGGCATTCTGGGCATCCGGCGCGAGGGTGAATTCCTCGTTGTTGATCCGTGTATCCCGTCGGCCTGGCCGGGTTTCGAAGCCACCGTGCAGGTGGGTTCAACCCGCTACGAGATCCGCGTGGACAATACGATGAAAGGAGGTTCGGATACATGGTCCGCAGTGATGGACAACGAGGCTTTGCAGAACCTAGGAGTCTATGTGCGCGTTCCGCTGGACGGACTCAAACACAGCCTCGATTTAAGGTGA
- a CDS encoding DUF1488 domain-containing protein: MTLTFPNRSRSYDEVGQRVRFIGHDGMFEVPFFVETAALRPAAAGEAHCLAAFDAARTTIHDVAREIYGNARRTVYVLTAADFR, encoded by the coding sequence ATGACACTCACTTTCCCCAATAGAAGCCGTAGCTATGACGAAGTCGGGCAGCGTGTTCGCTTTATCGGCCATGACGGCATGTTCGAGGTGCCGTTCTTCGTGGAGACCGCTGCGCTCCGTCCGGCAGCGGCCGGCGAAGCACATTGTCTGGCCGCATTCGATGCGGCACGCACCACGATCCACGATGTCGCGCGAGAAATTTACGGGAACGCCCGCAGGACCGTCTATGTGCTGACGGCGGCGGATTTCCGGTAA
- a CDS encoding cold-shock protein, with the protein MNTGTVKFFNATKGFGFIQPDDGASDVFVHISAVERAGMRTIVEGQKLSFDVVQDSRSGKSAADNLHVA; encoded by the coding sequence ATGAACACTGGAACCGTAAAATTCTTCAACGCGACCAAGGGCTTCGGTTTCATCCAGCCTGACGATGGCGCTTCGGACGTTTTTGTCCATATCTCTGCCGTCGAACGCGCCGGCATGCGCACCATCGTGGAAGGCCAGAAGCTGAGCTTCGACGTTGTCCAGGACAGCCGTTCGGGCAAGAGTGCTGCGGATAACCTGCACGTTGCATAA
- a CDS encoding fatty acid desaturase, with translation MKSNIDGGAAVEPKGASWTTVLAQYRKPSAIRSTVEVATTALPFVALWALTAVAVANGYWWGLLLTVPAAGFLVRLFILQHDCGHGALFASRGINDWTGRVIGVFTLTPYDYWRRTHAVHHATAGNLDKRGIGDVNTLTVGEYRALSWWGRVRYRLYRHPAVMFGLGPAWLFICQYRLPLGLMRAGVQPWVSTIATNIGAALPVAGLMWFMGIGPFLMVQVPITLMAATTGVWLFYIQHQFEQTHWSDGEDWKFQDAALYGSSHYDLPFPLRWITGNIGIHHVHHLAAKVPFYRLPEVLRDHPDLRHIGRITLLQSLSCVKLVLWDEKAKRLVSFREAQVAT, from the coding sequence ATGAAAAGCAACATTGACGGCGGTGCGGCCGTTGAACCAAAGGGCGCCTCCTGGACTACGGTTCTCGCGCAGTATCGCAAACCCAGTGCGATCCGCAGTACGGTCGAGGTCGCCACAACGGCGCTTCCTTTTGTCGCGCTGTGGGCATTGACGGCGGTGGCTGTTGCAAATGGCTATTGGTGGGGTCTCCTGCTGACGGTCCCTGCGGCCGGCTTTCTGGTCCGCCTCTTCATCCTGCAGCACGATTGCGGCCATGGCGCCCTCTTCGCAAGTCGCGGCATCAACGATTGGACCGGGCGCGTGATCGGCGTCTTCACGCTCACGCCTTACGACTACTGGCGCCGCACCCATGCTGTCCACCACGCCACGGCGGGCAATCTGGACAAGCGCGGGATCGGAGACGTTAATACGCTTACGGTCGGGGAATATCGCGCGCTATCCTGGTGGGGACGCGTACGCTATAGGCTCTATCGCCACCCTGCGGTGATGTTCGGTCTCGGTCCGGCCTGGCTGTTCATCTGCCAGTACAGATTGCCGCTCGGCCTCATGCGGGCCGGTGTTCAGCCATGGGTTTCCACGATCGCCACCAACATCGGCGCGGCTCTTCCGGTGGCTGGCTTGATGTGGTTCATGGGGATCGGTCCCTTCCTCATGGTGCAAGTGCCGATCACCCTGATGGCGGCAACCACCGGCGTCTGGCTCTTCTACATTCAGCACCAGTTCGAGCAGACGCACTGGTCGGACGGCGAGGACTGGAAGTTCCAGGATGCCGCGCTCTACGGTAGCTCGCACTATGATCTTCCGTTCCCGCTTCGCTGGATTACGGGCAATATCGGAATCCACCACGTCCACCATCTGGCTGCGAAAGTGCCGTTCTACCGTCTGCCCGAGGTGCTGCGGGATCATCCCGATTTGCGGCACATCGGCCGCATCACGCTTCTTCAGAGCCTCAGCTGCGTCAAACTCGTGTTGTGGGACGAAAAAGCGAAGCGCCTCGTATCGTTTCGAGAGGCACAGGTGGCCACCTGA
- a CDS encoding zinc-binding metallopeptidase family protein yields the protein MKLFECQHCGQLLYFENTRCERCGHVLGYLAERSILSALTAVGDRRWRPLAVSDEEYRFCANADHGVCNWLVAADGADALCRACRLNRTIPNLDTSGNLVLWQRLETAKHRLVYGLLRFGLPLSDRFEDAEQGLAFDFLAGSGRAFQEGPQVLTGHAHGLITIDIAEADDAERERQRRDMAEPYRTVLGHFRHEVGHYYWERLVQNGVWHEAFREMFGDERRNYSAALAAHYANGPLPDWQERHVSSYAGSHPWEDFAETWAHYLHIVDTLETAAAFGLRVHPRLGRYPAIEMDVDFDPYEQRDFNALTAAWLPLAYAVNSLNHSMGQPDLYPFVLTPAVMGKLRFVHGLVHGTGAGEELS from the coding sequence ATGAAGCTATTCGAGTGCCAGCACTGCGGCCAGTTGCTTTATTTCGAGAATACCCGGTGTGAGCGCTGCGGGCACGTCCTGGGTTATCTGGCGGAACGATCGATATTGAGTGCCCTGACGGCCGTAGGCGACAGGCGCTGGCGCCCGCTGGCCGTTTCTGACGAGGAGTACCGCTTCTGCGCCAATGCCGACCATGGCGTCTGCAACTGGCTGGTAGCGGCAGATGGTGCGGATGCATTGTGTCGTGCCTGTCGCCTCAACCGGACGATTCCCAATCTCGACACTTCCGGTAACCTCGTGCTCTGGCAGCGTCTGGAGACGGCAAAGCATCGGCTGGTCTATGGTCTGTTGCGGTTCGGACTGCCGCTTTCAGACAGGTTCGAGGATGCCGAGCAGGGCCTTGCATTCGACTTCCTCGCCGGCTCGGGCAGAGCGTTTCAGGAAGGACCGCAGGTGCTCACAGGTCATGCTCACGGGCTGATCACCATCGACATCGCTGAGGCCGACGATGCCGAACGCGAACGCCAGCGCCGCGACATGGCGGAGCCGTACCGAACAGTTCTCGGCCATTTTCGTCATGAAGTGGGTCACTATTATTGGGAGCGCCTTGTCCAGAACGGGGTTTGGCACGAAGCCTTCCGGGAGATGTTCGGCGATGAGCGCCGTAACTATTCCGCAGCCTTGGCTGCGCATTATGCGAACGGCCCGCTGCCCGATTGGCAGGAACGTCATGTAAGTAGCTATGCCGGGTCCCATCCTTGGGAGGACTTCGCCGAAACCTGGGCACATTATCTGCACATTGTGGATACGCTGGAGACTGCGGCTGCATTCGGCCTCCGCGTCCACCCCCGGCTCGGCCGCTACCCCGCAATCGAGATGGATGTCGATTTCGATCCCTATGAGCAGCGTGACTTCAACGCGCTGACAGCAGCATGGTTGCCCTTGGCCTATGCGGTCAACAGTCTCAACCACAGCATGGGGCAGCCCGACCTCTACCCATTCGTGCTGACACCGGCGGTTATGGGAAAGCTGCGCTTCGTCCATGGATTGGTCCACGGGACCGGGGCGGGTGAAGAACTGTCATGA